In one window of Branchiostoma floridae strain S238N-H82 chromosome 14, Bfl_VNyyK, whole genome shotgun sequence DNA:
- the LOC118431023 gene encoding platelet-activating factor acetylhydrolase-like: MGSRLGIRAGTGPHTVGITDIMTAGPDKHGVFLRLFYPTEPCDIRQRKHDWPTWTPSRQYLDGYFKFIGVPKWTYSLCRLIVGNPKVPAIPNAPFLKKETPSKFPVIVFSHGLGGQRTTYTVVCLEMASRGYLVASIEHRDGSASATHVIRQEDDGKTQTVEWVPMIPKPEGDEYPVRNKQVHQRADELGHMLDLLVSMDQGNNINNLCQTGMDLSQFKDKLDLDRVAAMGHSFGGASSLVSLYKDPRLRCAVILDGWMLPIDREMYPQISQPILFINTEAFHWPGNIVRMNRLMGKEGVDRKMITIKGTVHQSQSDFTFLFGKFFGTRVHSRGALDPHVAIDINNEASLAFLAKHLDLPGDDYNSTVLEGEHLIQGTNVKLDPRPAKEKQVDTSVDKPTPDEAKL; the protein is encoded by the exons ATGGGGTCCAGGCTGGGCATCAGGGCAGGGACAGGGCCGCACACCGTGGGCATCACAGACATCATGACTGCTGGGCCTGACAAACAC GGTGTGTTTCTGAGGCTGTTCTACCCAACTGAACCATGTGACATCAGACAGAGGAAGCATGATTGGCCAACATGGACACCAAGTCGTCAGTACTTAGATGGCTACTTCAAGTTCATTGGTGTTCCAAAATGGACTTACTCTTTATGCAGATTGATAGTGG GTAATCCCAAGGTCCCAGCCATCCCGAATGCCCCATTTTTAAAGAAGGAAACTCCATCCAAGTTCCCAGTGATAGTTTTCTCCCATGGACTGGGCGGACAGAGGACAACGTACACTGTTGTATGTTTAGAGATGGCATCAAGGGGGTATCTAGTCGCTTCTATTGAACACAG AGATGGTTCAGCCTCGGCAACTCATGTGATCAGGCAAGAGGACGATGGGAAAACTCAAACAGTAGAGTGGGTCCCCATGATTCCTAAACCAGAGGGAGACGAATATCCTGTTAGGAATAAACAG GTCCACCAGCGTGCAGATGAGCTGGGTCACATGCTGGACCTTCTGGTCAGTATGGACCAGGGCAATAACATCAACAACTTGTGCCAGACAGGCATGGACCTATCACAGTTCAAG GATAAGCTGGACTTGGACAGGGTTGCAGCTATGGGCCACTCCTTTGGTGGTGCCTCCTCCCTGGTCTCTCTCTACAAAGATCCCAGGTTAAG ATGTGCCGTTATACTGGACGGCTGGATGTTACCCATAGACAGAGAGATGTACCCACAGATCAGCCAGCCAATCCTCTTCATCAACACGGAGGCCTTCCATTGGCCAGGGAACATCGTACGCATGAACAGACTCATGGGAAAGGAGGGGGTCGACCGCAAGATGATCACTATAAA GGGGACTGTTCACCAGAGTCAGTCAGACTTCACCTTCCTGTTTGGAAAGTTCTTTGGTACACGAGTCCATAGCAGAGGAGCGCTAGACCCACATGTAGCCATAGACATCAACAATGAAGCTTCCCTGGCCTTCCTAGCAAAACATCTGG ACTTACCAGGAGATGACTACAACAGTACTGTACTGGAGGGGGAACATCTCATCCAGGGAACAAACGTCAAACTGGACCCCAGACCAGCCAAGGAGAAACAGGTGGACACAAGTGTGGACAAGCCCACTCCTGATGAGGCCAAGTTGTAA